One window of Populus nigra chromosome 5, ddPopNigr1.1, whole genome shotgun sequence genomic DNA carries:
- the LOC133695313 gene encoding general transcription and DNA repair factor IIH subunit TFB4 isoform X1 has translation MTSVPSKLYSDDVSLVVVLLDTNPFFWTTSSSLSFSQFLSHVLAFVNSILLLNQLNQVVVIASGYNACDYIYDSSSDASQLGSEDGRMPSLYSNLLQKLEEFMIKDEKLGKEQSQRAIKSSLLSGSLSMALCYIQRVFRSGPLHPQPRHLELGNHSVWSIQLRVVCIAFDLLLLYRATGQLLHPFLSFCLTALLTSKGRFCVCRDPRMGLNSMLLIFFSFVRYPFPQAFTLTVSGLSRYVAVMNAIFSAQRSMVPIDSCYVGAHNSAFLQQASYITGGVYVKPQHLDGLFQYLTTVFATDLHSRSFIQLPRPAGVDFRASCFCHKTTIDMGYICSVCLSIFCNHHKKCSTCGSVFGQAQSDTSSTSDLKRKAPET, from the exons ATGACTTCAGTTCCTTCAAAACTCTACTCTG ATGATGTTAGCCTTGTAGTGGTGTTGTTAGACACCAATCCGTTCTTTTGGACAACATCTTCTTCCCTCTCATTCTCCCAATTCCTTTCTCAC gTGCTGGCGTTTGTGAACTCGATTTTGCTGCTAAATCAACTGAACCAAGTGGTGGTGATTGCTTCTGGGTATAATGCTTGTGATTACATTTATGACTCTTCTTCGGATGCGAGTCAGCTGGGCTCGGAGGATGGGAGAATGCCGTCTCTTTATTCCAATTTGTTGCAGAAGTTGGAGGAGTTTATGATCAAAGACGAGAAACTGGGGAAAGAGCAGTCTCAAAGAGCGATCAAGTCTTCGTTGCTCTCAGGCTCCTTGTCCATGGCCCTTTGCT ATATACAGAGGGTTTTTCGTTCAGGACCACTCCATCCTCAACCTCGA CATCTGGAGCTCGGAAATCATTCTGTGTGGTCAATCCAGTTGAGGGTCGTGTGCATTGCTTTTGATCTTCTCTTGCTTTATCGTGCCACTGGGCAACTACTACAtccctttttatcattttgtttaaCTGCGTTACTGACATCCAAGGGCAGATTTTGTGTTTGCAGGGATCCCCGGATGGGCCTGAACAGTATGTTGttaatattcttttcatttgtCCGCTATCCTTTTCCTCAAGCTTTTACACTCACTGTTTCTGGTCTTTCCAGATATGTTGCAGTAATGAACGCAATATTCTCTGCACAACGCTCTATG GTGCCTATAGATTCCTGTTATGTTGGTGCTCACAATTCAGCCTTCTTGCAGCAG GCCTCCTACATAACCGGGGGTGTATATGTTAAGCCCCAACATCTGGATGGGCTATTCCAATATTTGACG ACTGTTTTTGCAACTGATTTGCACTCTCGTAGCTTCATACAACTTCCAAGACCTGCTGGTGTTGACTTCCGTGCATC GTGTTTTTGCCATAAAACCACAATTGATATGGGCTACATATGTTCTGTATGTTTGTCAATATTCTGCAATCATCACAAGAAGTGTTCGACTTGTGG GTCAGTTTTTGGCCAAGCCCAATCAGATACTTCCTCAACATCAGATCTTAAGAGAAAGGCTCCAGAaacataa
- the LOC133695313 gene encoding general transcription and DNA repair factor IIH subunit TFB4 isoform X3, producing the protein MPSLYSNLLQKLEEFMIKDEKLGKEQSQRAIKSSLLSGSLSMALCYIQRVFRSGPLHPQPRHLELGNHSVWSIQLRVVCIAFDLLLLYRATGQLLHPFLSFCLTALLTSKGRFCVCRDPRMGLNSMLLIFFSFVRYPFPQAFTLTVSGLSRYVAVMNAIFSAQRSMVPIDSCYVGAHNSAFLQQASYITGGVYVKPQHLDGLFQYLTTVFATDLHSRSFIQLPRPAGVDFRASCFCHKTTIDMGYICSVCLSIFCNHHKKCSTCGSVFGQAQSDTSSTSDLKRKAPET; encoded by the exons ATGCCGTCTCTTTATTCCAATTTGTTGCAGAAGTTGGAGGAGTTTATGATCAAAGACGAGAAACTGGGGAAAGAGCAGTCTCAAAGAGCGATCAAGTCTTCGTTGCTCTCAGGCTCCTTGTCCATGGCCCTTTGCT ATATACAGAGGGTTTTTCGTTCAGGACCACTCCATCCTCAACCTCGA CATCTGGAGCTCGGAAATCATTCTGTGTGGTCAATCCAGTTGAGGGTCGTGTGCATTGCTTTTGATCTTCTCTTGCTTTATCGTGCCACTGGGCAACTACTACAtccctttttatcattttgtttaaCTGCGTTACTGACATCCAAGGGCAGATTTTGTGTTTGCAGGGATCCCCGGATGGGCCTGAACAGTATGTTGttaatattcttttcatttgtCCGCTATCCTTTTCCTCAAGCTTTTACACTCACTGTTTCTGGTCTTTCCAGATATGTTGCAGTAATGAACGCAATATTCTCTGCACAACGCTCTATG GTGCCTATAGATTCCTGTTATGTTGGTGCTCACAATTCAGCCTTCTTGCAGCAG GCCTCCTACATAACCGGGGGTGTATATGTTAAGCCCCAACATCTGGATGGGCTATTCCAATATTTGACG ACTGTTTTTGCAACTGATTTGCACTCTCGTAGCTTCATACAACTTCCAAGACCTGCTGGTGTTGACTTCCGTGCATC GTGTTTTTGCCATAAAACCACAATTGATATGGGCTACATATGTTCTGTATGTTTGTCAATATTCTGCAATCATCACAAGAAGTGTTCGACTTGTGG GTCAGTTTTTGGCCAAGCCCAATCAGATACTTCCTCAACATCAGATCTTAAGAGAAAGGCTCCAGAaacataa
- the LOC133693210 gene encoding lysM domain-containing GPI-anchored protein 1-like, whose translation MPNPRFITFILIFINVVALVTPKSTIEPCSNSDSCNALLAYTLYTDLKVSEVASLFQIDPVALLTANAIDISYPDVENHILPSQLFLKIPITCSCVDGIRKSVSTHYKTRPSDTLSTIADSIYAGLVSADQIKEANSIDDPSVLDVGQSLVVPLPCTCFNGTDNSLPAIYLSYVVKEVDTLAAIAARYATTLTDLMNVNAMGSVAIMAGDILAVPLPACASKFPRYAFDFGLIVPNGSYAISASHCVQCSCGPGNLNLYCMPASLAVSCSSMQCRNSNLMLGNVTWQQSSAGCKVTSCSYGGYVNGTIIATLSTSLQPRCPGLQQFPPLVAPPTTVIKDSTFAPAPAPQSDGSSTSTPTPKTGIVPTTRSLPGLPPASGPSGSISASFTANPSSTLVIAAVLFLFAMASIPL comes from the exons ATGCCAAACCCAAGATTCATAACCTTTATCTTGATTTTCATCAATGTAGTGGCTTTGGTGACCCCCAAATCCACAATCGAACCCTGCTCTAACTCTGACTCTTGCAATGCTCTTCTTGCCTATACACTTTACACAGACCTCAAAGTCTCAGAAGTGGCTTCCCTCTTCCAAATTGATCCAGTAGCTCTCCTCACAGCCAACGCCATCGACATCTCTTACCCAGATGTCGAAAACCACATCCTTCCTTCGCAACTCTTCCTCAAAATCCCCATCACTTGCTCTTGTGTTGATGGAATCCGCAAATCCGTCTCAACCCACTACAAAACAAGACCCTCAGATACATTATCTACCATTGCAGACTCAATTTATGCAGGTTTGGTTTCTGCGGACCAGATAAAGGAGGCGAATTCAATTGATGATCCTTCAGTGCTTGATGTGGGGCAGAGCCTTGTTGTTCCTTTGCCTTGTACTTGCTTTAATGGGACGGATAATTCGTTGCCTGCTATTTATTTGTCTTATGTTGTCAAGGAGGTGGACACTCTGGCTGCCATTGCTGCACGGTATGCAACTACACTAACTGATTTGATGAATGTTAATGCCATGGGGAGTGTTGCGATCATGGCTGGCGATATACTTGCTGTACCATTGCCAG CTTGTGCTTCCAAGTTTCCAAGATatgcttttgattttggtttgattGTGCCAAATGGTAGCTATGCTATCTCTGCAAGTCACTGTGTCCAATGCAGTTGTGGACCTGGAAACCTCAA TTTGTACTGCATGCCTGCTTCCTTGGCAGTTTCTTGTTCGAGCATGCAATGCAGGAATAGCAATCTCATGCTTGGGAATGTTACATGGCAGCAGAGTAGTGCTGGATGTAAAGTAACTTCTTGTAGCTATGGTGGATATGTCAATGGAACTATTATAGCCAC GCTGTCAACATCTCTTCAACCTCGATGTCCAg GCCTGCAACAATTTCCTCCCCTGGTAGCACCACCTACCACAGTGATCAAGGATTCAACTTTTGCTCCGGCACCTGCACCTCAGTCAGATGGTTCTAGTACATCAACACCGACACCCAAGACAGGAATTGTGCCAACTACTAGATCACTTCCTGGATTACCTCCAGCAAGTGGCCCAAGTGGAAGTATTTCTGCTTCTTTCACGGCCAATCCATCATCCACCCTCGTAATTGCAGCTGTGCTATTCTTGTTTGCCATGGCCTCCATTCCATTGTAG
- the LOC133695313 gene encoding general transcription and DNA repair factor IIH subunit TFB4 isoform X2, giving the protein MTSVPSKLYSDDVSLVVVLLDTNPFFWTTSSSLSFSQFLSHVLAFVNSILLLNQLNQVVVIASGYNACDYIYDSSSDASQLGSEDGRMPSLYSNLLQKLEEFMIKDEKLGKEQSQRAIKSSLLSGSLSMALCYIQRVFRSGPLHPQPRILCLQGSPDGPEQYVAVMNAIFSAQRSMVPIDSCYVGAHNSAFLQQASYITGGVYVKPQHLDGLFQYLTTVFATDLHSRSFIQLPRPAGVDFRASCFCHKTTIDMGYICSVCLSIFCNHHKKCSTCGSVFGQAQSDTSSTSDLKRKAPET; this is encoded by the exons ATGACTTCAGTTCCTTCAAAACTCTACTCTG ATGATGTTAGCCTTGTAGTGGTGTTGTTAGACACCAATCCGTTCTTTTGGACAACATCTTCTTCCCTCTCATTCTCCCAATTCCTTTCTCAC gTGCTGGCGTTTGTGAACTCGATTTTGCTGCTAAATCAACTGAACCAAGTGGTGGTGATTGCTTCTGGGTATAATGCTTGTGATTACATTTATGACTCTTCTTCGGATGCGAGTCAGCTGGGCTCGGAGGATGGGAGAATGCCGTCTCTTTATTCCAATTTGTTGCAGAAGTTGGAGGAGTTTATGATCAAAGACGAGAAACTGGGGAAAGAGCAGTCTCAAAGAGCGATCAAGTCTTCGTTGCTCTCAGGCTCCTTGTCCATGGCCCTTTGCT ATATACAGAGGGTTTTTCGTTCAGGACCACTCCATCCTCAACCTCGA ATTTTGTGTTTGCAGGGATCCCCGGATGGGCCTGAACA ATATGTTGCAGTAATGAACGCAATATTCTCTGCACAACGCTCTATG GTGCCTATAGATTCCTGTTATGTTGGTGCTCACAATTCAGCCTTCTTGCAGCAG GCCTCCTACATAACCGGGGGTGTATATGTTAAGCCCCAACATCTGGATGGGCTATTCCAATATTTGACG ACTGTTTTTGCAACTGATTTGCACTCTCGTAGCTTCATACAACTTCCAAGACCTGCTGGTGTTGACTTCCGTGCATC GTGTTTTTGCCATAAAACCACAATTGATATGGGCTACATATGTTCTGTATGTTTGTCAATATTCTGCAATCATCACAAGAAGTGTTCGACTTGTGG GTCAGTTTTTGGCCAAGCCCAATCAGATACTTCCTCAACATCAGATCTTAAGAGAAAGGCTCCAGAaacataa